One part of the Vitis riparia cultivar Riparia Gloire de Montpellier isolate 1030 chromosome 6, EGFV_Vit.rip_1.0, whole genome shotgun sequence genome encodes these proteins:
- the LOC117917002 gene encoding uncharacterized protein LOC117917002, whose translation MPAPRTEKEIRGFLGRLQYISCFIARLTDICEPIFRLLRKNQPTVWSDDCQRAFERIKECLLSPPVLVPPTPGRPLLLHLSVSHMALGCMLAQLDDLGKERAIYYLSKRMLKYECKYIMIERLCLALVWVIRRLKHYMIEYSVLLVSRLDPLRYLFDRPVLTGRLMRWLVLLTEFDIHYVTQKSVKGSIVADHLASLSISNDRSVDDDFHDEQIVSMTSITRWRLYFDGVANQSGFGIGILLISPQSDHIPRLVRLAFSDLHRLTNNIVEYKACITGLETALDLGIRQYIHLPRAENQFADALTTLASMIVIPTGVIVRPLLIETRSAPAYYCLIGEIEDQIELPWYHDIYQFLSCDTYPESTSAKDRRALRQLATRFVIYGDALLLSHKRVIKICLDMKCSRSAIGVALNGQAGSRAPGGRRLRL comes from the exons ATGCCTGCCCCgaggactgagaaagagatcagGGGATTCCTAGGCAGATTGCAGTACATCAGTTGTTTCATTGCTAGACTaacagacatttgtgagcctATCTTCCGCCTTCTGAGGAAGAATCAGCCTACAGTTTGGAGTGATGATTGTCAGCGCGCTTTTGAGAGGATTAAGGAGTGTCTCCTTTCTCCTCCGGTTTTAGTACCTCCCACACCGGGGCGTCCTTTGCTTCTGCACTTATCAGTTTCACACATGGCCttaggatgcatgttagctcagcttGATGATTTGGGAAAGGAGCGTGCCAtctattatttgagtaagaggatgcttaAGTATGAGTGCAAGTAcattatgattgagcgcctttgcttggcattggtttgggtcATTAGGAGACTTAAACATTACATGATAGAGTATTCCGTGCTCTTGGTCTCACGATTGGACCCGTTGAGGTATCTATTTGACAGGCCTGTTCTGACGGGTAGGCTCATGAGATGGCTGGTATTGTTAacagagtttgatattcattatGTCACACAGAAGTCAGTAAAAGGAAGCATTGTTGcagatcatctagcttctttgtCGATATCCAATGACAGATcggttgatgatgatttccaTGATGAGCAGATTGTTTCAATGACTAGTATTACGAGATGGCggttgtactttgatggtgtcGCCAATCAGTCGGGGTTTGGCATTGGTATCTTGTTAATATCACCACAAAGTGATCATATCCCCAGATTAGTCCGGTTAGCATTTTCCGATCTTCACCGGTTGACGAATAATATTGTGGAGTATAAGGCTTGCATTACAGGTTTGGAGACTGCACTTGATCTTGGCATTAGACA GTATATACATCTACCCAGGGCGGAGAATCAGTTTGCCGATGCATTAACCACCTTGGCTTCTATGATTGTCATCCCCACGGGGGTGATTGTTAGGCCATTGCTGATTGAAACAAGGTCTGCACCAGCTTATTATTGTCTGATTGGAGAGATAGAGGATCAGATTGAGTTGCCATGGTATCACGATATTTATCAGTTTCTGTCATGCGACACTTACCCAGAGTCAACctcggccaaggataggagagcattgagacagttggccacCAGATTTGTTATTTACGGGGATGCACT GCTGCTGTCGCATAAGAGAGTGATCAAAATATGCCTTGACATGAAATGCTCGCGATCGGCAATtggagttgccctcaatgggcaagCTGGGTCTAGGGCGCCTGGCGGAAGGAGGCTGAGACTGTGA